In one Tachysurus fulvidraco isolate hzauxx_2018 chromosome 16, HZAU_PFXX_2.0, whole genome shotgun sequence genomic region, the following are encoded:
- the LOC113648004 gene encoding zinc finger CCHC domain-containing protein 12-like gives MNILQDPGEKPSTYLHRLQLALNLALRRGGAAPAEVDKHLLKQFYRGRWDNSLLSALQIEQKKSNPPSFADLLLLLRTEEDRQLAKASRMKKHIGPTRQRGQLQLQSAWACGESKEKSEVSLSVIEDLGRQIASLQSQLTYFMAQKKTKGTDNRGAAGKSPGKVQNLVSANTDMLKQTKKKQTSRPRPWYCFNCGEDGHIAPVCTDKANPALVAEKRKQLEEKQHRWETQNSLTLPLND, from the coding sequence ATGAACATCCTTCAAGATCCGGGTGAGAAACCTTCCACTTATCTTCATAGATTGCAGTTAGCATTGAATCTAGCTTTGAGAAGGGGTGGGGCTGCACCTGCTGAGGTAGATAAACACCTACTCAAACAGTTCTATAGGGGACGCTGGGACAATTCCTTGCTTTCGGCTCTGCAAATTGAGCAGAAGAAAAGCAATCCCCCTTCATTTGCTGACCTCTTGCTGTTACTAAGAACAGAAGAAGACAGACAGTTAGCAAAAGCTAGTCGTATGAAGAAACACATTGGCCCCACCAGGCAACGTGGCCAGCTTCAGCTCCAAAGTGCGTGGGCCTGTGGAGAGTCAAAAGAGAAGTCAGAGGTCAGTCTCAGTGTTATTGAGGATCTTGGGAGGCAAATAGCCAGTTTACAAAGCCAATTAACCTACTTTATGgcacagaaaaagacaaagggGACTGATAACAGGGGAGCAGCAGGGAAAAGTCCAGGCAAAGTACAAAACCTAGTCAGTGCTAACACAGACATGCTAAAACAGACCAAGAAAAAGCAGACTAGCAGACCCAGGCCTTGGTACTGCTTTAACTGTGGAGAGGATGGGCACATTGCCCCAGTTTGCACAGACAAGGCAAACCCTGCTTTAGTAGCTGAAAAGAGAAAGCAGTTAGAGGAGAAGCAGCACAGGTGGGAAACACAAAACAGTCTCACCTTACCTTTAAACGACTAG